In Sphingomonas sp. Leaf357, a single genomic region encodes these proteins:
- a CDS encoding FAD binding domain-containing protein: protein MRPFSYARPDSPQAAIAAFAAAGHGARYIAGGTTLYDLMKLDIERPEHLIDVTAISGLDRIDTSGDKLRFQALAPMSAVATDRVVLRDYPVLAESLAKAASQQLRNMATVGGNLLQRTRCLYFRNGAGGVSAGTTYPCNKRDPGSGCAAIGGLDRGQAVLGQSTSCTAVSPGDWPVALVALDAYVEILGPAGTRSLPVAELYRLPGDTPHIEFALTPGEFITAIVVPKAPVGRRSTYHKIRDRESYAFALASAAVALDMEGDNVRQARIALGGVATRPWRALAAETGLAGKQLTRETALAAGRVALTGAKAGRGNGFKIELAARTVADALMIAAEKKPA, encoded by the coding sequence ATGCGGCCGTTCAGCTATGCCCGCCCCGACAGCCCACAGGCCGCGATCGCGGCGTTTGCCGCCGCAGGCCACGGTGCCCGATACATTGCCGGCGGTACCACGCTCTATGACCTGATGAAGCTCGATATAGAGCGGCCCGAACATCTGATCGACGTGACCGCAATCAGCGGGCTAGATCGTATCGACACCAGTGGCGACAAGCTGCGTTTTCAAGCGCTGGCGCCGATGAGCGCGGTGGCGACCGACCGCGTTGTGCTGCGCGACTATCCGGTTCTGGCGGAGTCGCTTGCGAAGGCCGCGTCGCAGCAGTTGCGCAACATGGCGACAGTCGGCGGCAACCTGCTGCAGCGAACGCGGTGTCTCTATTTCCGCAACGGCGCGGGCGGGGTATCGGCCGGCACGACCTATCCGTGCAACAAGCGCGACCCCGGATCGGGCTGCGCGGCGATTGGCGGGCTCGATCGCGGACAGGCGGTGCTGGGACAAAGCACTTCGTGCACTGCGGTGTCGCCGGGCGACTGGCCGGTCGCGCTGGTCGCGCTAGACGCTTATGTTGAAATCCTCGGGCCGGCGGGAACTCGATCGCTGCCGGTTGCCGAACTCTACCGTCTGCCGGGGGATACACCGCACATCGAGTTCGCGCTGACGCCGGGCGAATTTATCACTGCGATCGTTGTGCCGAAGGCGCCAGTCGGCCGGCGATCGACTTATCATAAGATCCGCGACCGCGAGAGCTATGCCTTTGCGCTGGCCTCCGCCGCCGTCGCACTTGACATGGAGGGTGACAACGTCCGGCAGGCGCGGATAGCGCTTGGTGGTGTCGCGACCCGGCCGTGGCGGGCGTTAGCGGCGGAAACAGGATTGGCCGGCAAGCAATTGACGCGCGAAACCGCGCTTGCTGCCGGACGCGTCGCGCTTACCGGTGCCAAGGCGGGCCGCGGCAACGGCTTCAAGATCGAACTCGCCGCGCGCACCGTAGCGGACGCGCTGATGATCGCTGCGGAGAAGAAACCGGCATGA
- a CDS encoding (2Fe-2S)-binding protein — translation MDGGERSENDPTTITRRTAIGSTAGLAAAFVLVDGDAVQAKVSIPPSGATLAITPIVNGRATPVTIDPRTSLLDLLREKLKLTGAKKGCDHGQCGACTVHINSRRVVSCLTLAAKTNGQAVTTIEGLAEGERLHPMQQAFIDHDALQCGYCTPGQIMAAVACIREGKATSRATIREAMSGNICRCGAYVGIVDAIEDVAGKGRRV, via the coding sequence ATGGACGGCGGCGAACGATCCGAGAACGATCCCACGACTATAACACGACGTACCGCGATCGGCAGCACCGCAGGCCTGGCCGCAGCGTTCGTGTTGGTCGACGGGGACGCGGTGCAAGCAAAGGTATCTATACCGCCGAGCGGCGCGACGCTCGCGATAACGCCGATCGTGAACGGACGTGCGACCCCAGTCACGATCGACCCGCGCACTTCGCTACTCGACCTACTCCGTGAGAAGCTCAAACTCACTGGAGCGAAAAAGGGCTGTGACCATGGCCAGTGCGGCGCGTGCACCGTTCACATCAATAGCCGCCGTGTGGTCTCCTGCCTCACGCTGGCCGCGAAGACAAACGGGCAAGCTGTGACGACGATCGAGGGATTGGCCGAGGGGGAACGGCTACACCCGATGCAACAGGCGTTTATCGACCACGACGCGTTACAGTGCGGCTATTGTACGCCTGGCCAGATCATGGCCGCCGTCGCCTGCATCCGCGAAGGCAAAGCGACGAGCCGCGCCACGATCCGCGAGGCAATGAGCGGCAACATTTGCCGCTGTGGCGCCTATGTCGGGATCGTTGATGCGATCGAGGACGTCGCCGGCAAGGGGCGTCGGGTCTGA